In Rhizobium sp. N324, a single genomic region encodes these proteins:
- a CDS encoding Dabb family protein, which produces MIRHIVFFTVQEEHLQEVRAGLSILTAIPHARLLEIGTNVKTDQLGTEIDLVVYGEFDDEAALAAYKAHPDYQLSIERVRPLREKRIAADYDSRTAVTRPL; this is translated from the coding sequence GTGATCCGCCATATCGTCTTCTTCACCGTGCAGGAGGAGCATCTGCAGGAGGTGAGGGCCGGGCTGTCGATTCTGACCGCCATTCCGCATGCGCGGCTCCTGGAAATCGGCACCAATGTGAAGACCGATCAGCTGGGCACCGAGATCGATCTCGTGGTCTATGGCGAATTCGACGACGAGGCAGCACTTGCCGCCTACAAGGCCCATCCGGATTATCAGCTCTCGATCGAGCGGGTGCGGCCGCTCCGGGAAAAGCGCATTGCCGCCGATTACGACAGCCGCACGGCGGTGACGCGGCCGCTTTGA